The Chitinophagales bacterium genome includes a region encoding these proteins:
- the tnpA gene encoding IS200/IS605 family transposase has translation MEYQRVNGHSISRLTVHIVWATKYRYAVLEGDIKVRCRSLLMQICEAEDIVILKGVVSKDHIHMHIEYRPSQSISSMVKLLKGRSSRKLQIEFPELKKRYWGRHFWAIGYGCWSTGNITDEMVNEYLEHHRNPNTNSNDNFIIE, from the coding sequence ATGGAATACCAAAGGGTCAATGGTCATAGCATATCACGGCTTACAGTACATATTGTTTGGGCTACAAAATATAGATATGCAGTATTGGAAGGAGATATAAAAGTAAGGTGTAGAAGTCTTTTGATGCAAATATGTGAAGCAGAAGATATTGTAATATTGAAAGGAGTAGTATCCAAAGATCATATTCATATGCATATAGAATATCGTCCATCACAATCAATAAGTAGCATGGTAAAATTATTGAAAGGACGCAGTTCACGAAAATTACAGATAGAGTTTCCAGAGTTAAAGAAGAGATATTGGGGTCGTCATTTTTGGGCAATAGGTTATGGTTGCTGGAGTACAGGTAATATAACAGATGAAATGGTAAATGAATATTTAGAACATCATAGGAATCCAAATACGAACT